From Heliomicrobium modesticaldum Ice1, a single genomic window includes:
- a CDS encoding acyl-CoA dehydrogenase family protein gives MGDFIRGGHFLTESLSVEQIFTPEDFTEEQRTIAQTTADFIAGNVAPHLEAIEKLDYELTRSLLKEAGEIGLLAADIPEAYDGVALDKISSTLITEHMARGGSFGLSHGAHVGIGTLPIVFFGNEEQKQRYLPALGSGEKIAAYCLTEPGSGSDALGAKTKAIRSEDGRHYILNGTKQYITNAGFADVFIVYAKVDGDKFTAFIVDRDTPGLSIGPEEKKMGIKGSSTCPVILEDAKVPAKNLLGEIGKGHHIAFNILNIGRFKLGAGCIGSAKWALHLSAKYANARVQFNSPIAHFPLIQEKIANMAIELYGAESVIYRTAGLIEKALEVKEPLQATAEYAVECSICKILASEMLDLVADEGVQIHGGYGYTQEYEIERIYRDARINRIFEGTNEINRLLIPDTLLKRAMKGEIPLLAAAQRLQSELFSLGIHADNGMPLNIEEDLIERSKKIVLFVAGIAVQKYQKALAQEQELLRNIADLVIAVFAMESALLRAKKKLVQSGPEKAAMAIQLATAYIYQRITAIEVIAKKSLAAMEEGDALRAQLSILKKLTRHVPVNEKALTRAIAQPIIEMEKYSI, from the coding sequence ATGGGCGACTTCATTCGTGGCGGACACTTTCTGACAGAATCCCTCTCAGTGGAACAAATCTTCACCCCGGAAGATTTTACGGAGGAACAACGCACGATCGCGCAGACGACGGCTGACTTTATCGCCGGTAACGTGGCGCCCCATCTGGAAGCGATTGAGAAACTCGACTACGAATTAACGCGGTCACTGTTGAAAGAAGCCGGAGAGATCGGACTCTTGGCCGCCGACATCCCCGAGGCATATGACGGCGTCGCTCTCGATAAAATCTCTTCGACGCTGATCACTGAGCATATGGCCCGCGGCGGGTCTTTCGGCCTGAGCCATGGTGCCCATGTAGGCATCGGCACCTTGCCGATCGTATTCTTCGGCAATGAAGAACAGAAGCAGCGATACCTCCCGGCGCTGGGCAGCGGCGAAAAGATAGCCGCCTACTGCCTGACCGAGCCCGGTTCCGGTTCCGATGCGCTCGGCGCAAAGACGAAAGCGATCCGGAGTGAAGATGGTCGCCACTACATCCTGAACGGAACGAAACAGTACATCACCAACGCCGGCTTCGCCGATGTCTTTATCGTCTACGCCAAGGTGGACGGCGATAAGTTTACCGCCTTTATCGTTGATCGGGACACGCCTGGCTTGTCCATCGGTCCGGAAGAAAAGAAGATGGGGATCAAGGGCTCCTCCACCTGCCCGGTGATTCTGGAAGACGCCAAGGTCCCTGCGAAAAACCTGCTCGGTGAAATCGGCAAAGGGCACCATATCGCCTTCAACATATTGAACATCGGCAGATTCAAGCTCGGCGCCGGTTGCATCGGATCGGCCAAATGGGCGCTCCACCTGTCCGCCAAGTATGCCAACGCGCGCGTGCAGTTCAATAGCCCCATCGCTCACTTTCCCTTGATTCAGGAGAAGATCGCCAATATGGCCATCGAACTATACGGCGCCGAGTCGGTCATCTATCGCACGGCCGGTCTGATCGAAAAAGCCTTGGAAGTGAAAGAACCGCTGCAGGCTACAGCGGAGTATGCCGTCGAGTGTTCGATCTGCAAGATTCTCGCCTCTGAAATGCTCGACCTTGTCGCCGATGAAGGCGTGCAGATCCACGGTGGGTACGGCTACACCCAGGAGTACGAGATCGAGCGCATCTACCGCGACGCCCGCATCAACCGGATCTTTGAAGGCACCAATGAGATCAATCGGCTGTTGATCCCCGACACGCTGCTGAAGCGGGCCATGAAAGGGGAGATTCCGTTGCTCGCAGCTGCCCAGAGGCTCCAATCAGAACTGTTCAGCCTCGGCATTCACGCTGACAACGGTATGCCCTTGAATATTGAAGAAGATCTGATTGAGCGCAGCAAAAAGATAGTGCTCTTCGTGGCAGGCATAGCCGTACAGAAGTATCAAAAAGCGCTGGCACAAGAACAAGAACTCCTTCGGAACATAGCCGATCTGGTCATCGCCGTCTTTGCAATGGAAAGCGCCTTGCTACGGGCCAAGAAAAAACTCGTCCAGTCTGGACCGGAAAAAGCTGCAATGGCCATCCAACTGGCCACCGCCTATATCTACCAGCGCATCACAGCCATCGAAGTTATCGCCAAAAAATCCTTAGCCGCTATGGAAGAAGGGGATGCGCTGCGCGCACAGTTGTCCATCTTGAAAAAACTGACACGTCATGTGCCGGTCAATGAAAAAGCCTTAACGCGTGCCATTGCCCAACCAATTATCGAGATGGAAAAGTACAGCATCTGA
- a CDS encoding long-chain-fatty-acid--CoA ligase yields the protein MERTSCPDFNEWNVGKDWLRSYPSEVPHRLTYSRETVPEMLKSTVDAFPHHGAISYLGVRITYQQLWTDVTRFADALVRMGLCPGDAVCIMLPNCPQAVIAFYGILHAGAVVVMANPLYVERELQYQLQDSGAKIIVALDQLQERVMGAIEKTKIEQVIFTGAHDYLTTAQSPACSSTSPVIGDTRLHRWLDVLGAEREKVDFSSRRTDDVALIQYTGGTTGTPKGVMLTHGNINANTQQIRAWFYRFEPGKERVLCVLPFFHVYGLTMGMHLGVAIGAELILLPRFDSDRILEIIAKERPTMFPGTPTMYIALINHPKVRQYNLSSIKGCISGAAGLPVEVQQRFEELTGGRVVEGYGLTEASPVTHCIPLWHKRKAGSIGLPLPDTEAKIVDPETAAVIAGGEVGELVVKGPQVMKGYWNRPDETSAVLRDGWLFTGDLAYMDEDGFFHIVGRKKDIIIAGGYNIYPREVEEVLFEHPGIQEAVVVGVPDPYRGETVKAYIVRKAGIDVSVAEIEQFCRSNLASYKVPRAIEFRTALPKTLSGKILRRQLLEEEKEVAAKNIKNS from the coding sequence GTGGAGAGGACAAGCTGTCCTGACTTCAATGAGTGGAATGTCGGCAAAGACTGGTTGCGCAGTTATCCATCGGAAGTGCCACACCGCTTAACCTACAGCAGAGAAACGGTGCCGGAAATGTTGAAAAGCACCGTCGATGCCTTCCCCCATCACGGAGCGATTTCCTATCTGGGAGTGCGAATAACCTATCAGCAGTTGTGGACCGATGTGACCAGATTTGCCGATGCCCTGGTTCGGATGGGCCTGTGCCCTGGTGATGCCGTCTGCATCATGCTCCCCAATTGCCCACAGGCGGTCATCGCCTTCTATGGCATCCTTCACGCTGGCGCCGTTGTGGTCATGGCCAATCCGCTCTATGTTGAGCGGGAACTGCAATACCAGTTGCAGGATTCAGGCGCCAAGATCATCGTCGCCTTAGACCAACTGCAAGAGCGGGTGATGGGGGCGATCGAAAAGACGAAGATCGAACAGGTCATTTTCACGGGCGCCCACGATTATCTCACGACAGCCCAGAGCCCAGCCTGTTCTTCCACAAGCCCGGTCATCGGCGATACCCGACTCCATCGCTGGTTGGATGTCTTGGGCGCGGAAAGAGAGAAAGTCGACTTTTCGTCAAGAAGGACGGATGATGTGGCGCTGATCCAGTACACCGGCGGGACGACGGGAACGCCAAAAGGCGTCATGCTGACGCATGGGAATATCAACGCGAATACCCAGCAGATCCGGGCGTGGTTTTATCGGTTTGAACCGGGAAAAGAACGGGTGCTCTGTGTTTTACCTTTTTTCCACGTCTATGGGTTGACAATGGGCATGCATCTCGGCGTGGCCATCGGCGCCGAACTGATCCTGCTGCCTCGCTTTGACAGCGACAGAATCCTGGAGATAATCGCTAAGGAGCGTCCGACCATGTTTCCAGGAACGCCGACCATGTACATCGCGCTCATCAACCATCCTAAGGTTCGCCAGTATAACCTTTCCTCGATCAAAGGATGCATCAGTGGCGCTGCAGGATTGCCTGTGGAGGTGCAACAGCGGTTCGAAGAGCTGACAGGTGGTCGTGTTGTGGAAGGCTACGGGTTGACAGAAGCATCTCCGGTGACCCACTGCATCCCTTTGTGGCACAAACGAAAAGCAGGTAGCATTGGACTGCCTTTGCCGGACACGGAAGCGAAAATTGTCGATCCGGAGACCGCAGCGGTGATCGCCGGCGGAGAAGTTGGTGAATTGGTTGTCAAAGGGCCGCAGGTGATGAAAGGATACTGGAACCGTCCGGACGAGACGAGCGCGGTGTTGCGCGATGGGTGGCTGTTCACGGGCGACCTGGCCTACATGGATGAAGATGGATTTTTTCACATCGTTGGCCGGAAGAAAGACATCATCATCGCTGGCGGATACAACATCTACCCTCGTGAGGTCGAAGAGGTTCTCTTCGAACACCCTGGCATTCAGGAAGCTGTTGTCGTCGGTGTACCTGACCCGTATCGAGGGGAAACAGTGAAGGCCTATATCGTGCGCAAAGCCGGCATCGATGTCAGCGTCGCTGAAATCGAACAATTCTGCCGGAGCAATCTTGCCAGCTATAAAGTCCCACGGGCGATTGAGTTCCGGACAGCATTGCCGAAGACACTCTCCGGTAAAATCTTGCGGCGTCAGTTGCTGGAAGAGGAAAAAGAGGTGGCTGCAAAGAATATAAAAAATTCATGA
- the pyk gene encoding pyruvate kinase: MHAYIQKASLSGTPRTKIVCTVGPASSDPTILMEMIRAGMRVARLNFSHGTYEEHAARIAAVRQAADALGQPIAILLDTKGPEIRLGQVSGGKITLDEGAEVTLFPDDGTLGTKERLPISYAGLVEDVRPGVRVLIDDGNIEMEVTAVEAGEIRCRIKNGGDVSSRKGVSVPGVALRMPAISEKEVKDLEFGIAQDMDFVAISFVRDASDVLGIRKILEDRGASMQLIAKIENHQGVDNIDEILAVSDGIMVARGDLGVAIPTEDVPLVQKMIIEKCNIAGKPVITATQMLDSMIRNPRPTRAEATDVANAILDGTDAIMLSGETAAGKYPVEAVTMMARIAIRTEQALRHDEELDRRRKAGLGSVTDSISHATCSIAADLKAKAIITLTKAGSTARMVSRYRPDCPIIAATPETKVMRQMAVVWGAEPMKVRETAGTDEMLGDAIDCALKEGRIESGDLVVVTAGVPVGVSGTTNLLKVHVAGRVLAHGMGISRKKAVGKVRLCRSAADAARLERGEILVAYGTDRDYVPALERCAGIITVEGGLTSHAAIVGLQFGIPVIVGVDNAFEVLPDGAVVTIDATERGMIYEGTARVL; encoded by the coding sequence ATGCATGCCTATATCCAAAAGGCTTCTCTGTCCGGAACGCCCCGCACGAAGATCGTCTGCACCGTCGGACCGGCTAGTTCTGACCCTACCATCCTGATGGAGATGATTCGGGCCGGCATGCGGGTGGCCCGGCTGAACTTTTCCCACGGCACCTACGAGGAGCATGCCGCCCGCATCGCTGCCGTTCGCCAGGCGGCCGATGCCTTAGGGCAGCCCATCGCCATCCTCCTCGACACGAAAGGCCCGGAGATCCGCCTCGGCCAAGTGTCCGGCGGCAAAATCACCCTTGACGAAGGCGCGGAAGTGACCCTCTTCCCTGACGATGGGACCTTGGGGACGAAGGAGCGCCTGCCTATCAGCTACGCCGGGCTCGTTGAAGATGTCCGGCCCGGCGTACGGGTGCTTATCGACGACGGGAACATCGAGATGGAAGTGACGGCTGTGGAGGCCGGTGAGATCCGCTGCCGCATCAAAAACGGCGGCGATGTGAGCAGCCGCAAGGGTGTCAGCGTCCCCGGCGTGGCCTTGCGCATGCCGGCCATCAGCGAAAAGGAAGTGAAGGATCTCGAGTTCGGCATCGCCCAGGACATGGATTTTGTCGCCATCTCCTTTGTCCGCGACGCCTCTGATGTGCTCGGCATCCGCAAGATCCTGGAAGACCGCGGCGCCTCCATGCAGCTGATCGCCAAGATCGAGAACCACCAGGGCGTTGACAACATCGACGAGATCCTGGCCGTCTCTGACGGGATCATGGTCGCCCGGGGCGATCTCGGGGTGGCCATCCCGACGGAAGACGTCCCTCTGGTGCAGAAGATGATCATCGAAAAGTGCAACATCGCCGGCAAGCCGGTGATCACGGCGACCCAGATGCTCGATTCAATGATCCGCAACCCTCGGCCCACCCGGGCCGAAGCGACGGACGTGGCCAACGCCATCTTGGATGGAACCGATGCCATCATGCTCTCCGGCGAGACGGCAGCCGGTAAGTACCCTGTCGAGGCCGTCACGATGATGGCCCGCATCGCCATACGTACCGAACAAGCCCTCCGCCACGATGAGGAACTGGATCGCCGCCGCAAAGCCGGCCTTGGCTCGGTCACCGATTCGATCAGCCATGCTACCTGCAGCATCGCGGCCGACTTGAAGGCAAAGGCGATCATCACCCTCACGAAAGCCGGCTCGACGGCTCGCATGGTCTCCCGCTACCGCCCTGATTGCCCTATCATCGCCGCGACGCCGGAGACAAAAGTGATGCGTCAGATGGCCGTCGTCTGGGGCGCCGAGCCGATGAAGGTGCGGGAGACGGCGGGGACGGACGAGATGCTCGGCGACGCTATCGACTGCGCTCTGAAGGAAGGCCGTATCGAGTCAGGCGACCTCGTCGTCGTCACGGCCGGCGTCCCTGTCGGCGTATCCGGAACGACCAACCTGCTCAAGGTTCATGTGGCCGGTCGGGTGCTGGCCCACGGCATGGGCATCAGCCGCAAGAAAGCAGTCGGCAAGGTGCGCCTCTGCCGATCCGCCGCCGACGCCGCGCGGCTGGAGCGGGGCGAGATCCTCGTCGCCTACGGCACTGATCGAGATTACGTGCCGGCCCTTGAACGCTGCGCCGGCATCATCACCGTGGAAGGCGGCCTCACCTCCCACGCGGCTATCGTAGGGCTGCAGTTCGGTATCCCCGTCATCGTCGGCGTCGACAACGCCTTCGAGGTCCTTCCCGACGGCGCCGTGGTCACCATCGACGCCACCGAGCGAGGGATGATCTACGAGGGAACAGCGCGGGTTTTGTAA
- a CDS encoding TetR/AcrR family transcriptional regulator: MAGTRQREKDKLPIILEAAKVIFASNGFHNSQIAKIAKQAGIAEGTIYLYVRSKEELMIRLFEQQVGSFITVLQEQLRSMEDARDQIACIIHQHLSRLEEDPELARVIQFELRQPNPTIRDGIAPVLRSYFQVIEQTILLGQEQGHFDPTLSPKLARQLIFGGINEVATSWVFSQKAYALRAQGEPLLRMIFRGITK, from the coding sequence CTGGCTGGCACACGACAACGAGAGAAGGATAAACTGCCGATCATTCTGGAGGCGGCGAAAGTGATTTTTGCGAGCAACGGCTTTCATAATTCCCAGATTGCCAAAATCGCCAAACAAGCGGGAATCGCTGAAGGAACCATCTATCTCTATGTTCGCAGCAAAGAAGAGCTGATGATCCGCCTCTTTGAGCAGCAAGTAGGGAGCTTTATTACAGTGCTGCAGGAACAACTGCGCTCTATGGAGGATGCAAGAGATCAGATCGCCTGCATCATCCATCAACACCTTTCTCGACTGGAAGAAGACCCTGAGCTGGCGCGAGTGATTCAATTCGAACTGCGTCAACCGAACCCGACCATCCGCGATGGCATTGCGCCTGTTCTCCGATCGTACTTCCAGGTCATCGAGCAGACGATTCTCCTGGGTCAGGAGCAGGGGCATTTCGATCCCACCCTTTCTCCAAAACTGGCCCGTCAGCTTATCTTTGGCGGTATCAACGAGGTAGCCACCTCCTGGGTATTCAGCCAAAAGGCATATGCGTTGCGGGCGCAAGGAGAGCCATTGCTCCGCATGATTTTCAGAGGCATCACCAAGTGA
- a CDS encoding 3-hydroxyacyl-CoA dehydrogenase/enoyl-CoA hydratase family protein: MIPSIQTVLVLGAGVMGSAIAAHLANAGRDVLLLDIVPKELTPEEAKQGLTLQDRAVRDRIAAKAKANLLKQKPSPLFVPEVLERIAVGNLEDDLPRVATADWVIEAIVERLDVKQALWKRVESYWQPGTIVSSNTSGVSINQIVADCSHPFRRHFMGTHFFNPPRYMKLLELIPCRETDEELIGFMKSFCEKQLGKGVVLAKDTPNFIANRIGTYGLLVTLQAMEKYGLTVDEVDALTGPVIGRPKSATFRTLDLVGLDVFVHVANNVFESTTDPEEKAAFAIPAPLRQMLEKGWLGDKSGQGFYRKEKGPQGSAIGVLDLNTFTYRPRKKIAMPSLETAKLGKGTAEKITTLVSGKDPAAQFSWEILKKVLLYSARKLPEIADDIVSVDEAMRWGFNWSLGPFETWDAIGLKESVARMRAEGDPIPPWVAQMLEDGRERFYEEREHKRFYVQVSGELAEVSRSSAPLQVADLRKHPPIRSNAGASLYDIGDDVAFLDFHSPKHAIGPDFLQMIRWSLEEVERNFKGLVIGNDGAHYCVGANLMLILLEAEDENWDEIDGMVRQFQQAAMAIKYSRRPVVVAPHGLTLGGGCELTMPAAAIQAAAETYIGLVEVGVGLIPGGTGHKELLLRAMDAAGVTEKDDLQPIVNRVFETIAMAKVSTSAMEAKQLGYIRHSDAITMNKDRQLFDAKQKVSALWEQGYMPPMPRKLPVVGEPGLALMKLGVYTLLQAGRISEHDAKIASKIAHVLSGGAIPAKSLVPEQYILDLEREAFLSLVGEPKSQERMRYMLAKGKPLRN; this comes from the coding sequence ATGATCCCGTCAATCCAAACCGTCCTTGTTCTCGGGGCAGGCGTGATGGGTTCGGCGATCGCCGCCCATCTGGCCAATGCCGGCCGCGATGTGCTGCTGCTAGATATCGTCCCCAAAGAACTTACACCAGAAGAGGCGAAGCAGGGATTAACCTTGCAAGACCGAGCGGTGAGAGATCGCATTGCCGCCAAGGCCAAGGCGAATCTGCTCAAGCAAAAACCGTCTCCCTTGTTCGTCCCGGAGGTCTTGGAGCGAATCGCTGTCGGCAATCTGGAAGATGACCTTCCTCGTGTGGCCACGGCCGATTGGGTGATCGAGGCCATCGTCGAAAGGTTGGATGTCAAGCAAGCGCTCTGGAAACGGGTGGAATCTTACTGGCAGCCGGGTACGATCGTCAGCTCTAACACATCGGGTGTATCAATCAACCAGATCGTGGCCGATTGTTCCCATCCCTTCCGGCGTCATTTCATGGGGACCCATTTTTTCAACCCGCCCCGGTATATGAAACTGCTGGAACTCATCCCTTGCCGCGAAACGGACGAAGAACTCATCGGTTTCATGAAGTCTTTCTGCGAAAAGCAGTTGGGTAAAGGCGTCGTCCTGGCCAAGGATACGCCGAACTTTATTGCCAATCGCATCGGCACCTACGGCTTACTCGTCACCTTGCAGGCCATGGAGAAATATGGACTGACTGTCGACGAGGTAGACGCCTTGACGGGTCCCGTCATCGGTCGACCCAAGAGCGCTACTTTCCGAACGCTCGATCTGGTCGGACTGGATGTCTTTGTCCATGTGGCCAACAACGTATTCGAGTCCACGACAGACCCTGAAGAAAAAGCGGCCTTTGCCATACCGGCACCGCTGCGGCAGATGCTTGAAAAAGGCTGGCTGGGCGACAAGAGCGGCCAAGGCTTTTATCGCAAAGAAAAAGGACCGCAAGGGTCAGCGATCGGCGTCCTCGATCTGAACACCTTTACCTATCGGCCCCGCAAAAAGATCGCCATGCCTTCTCTGGAGACAGCCAAGCTGGGCAAGGGAACAGCAGAAAAAATCACGACACTGGTCAGTGGTAAAGATCCTGCTGCCCAGTTTAGCTGGGAGATCCTCAAAAAAGTGCTGCTCTACTCGGCCCGTAAGCTCCCTGAGATCGCTGATGACATCGTCAGTGTGGACGAAGCGATGCGATGGGGTTTTAACTGGTCTCTGGGCCCCTTTGAAACGTGGGACGCCATAGGTTTAAAGGAAAGCGTGGCGCGGATGCGGGCAGAGGGAGATCCGATCCCCCCATGGGTGGCTCAGATGCTGGAGGACGGGAGAGAACGCTTCTACGAGGAGCGGGAGCACAAGCGTTTTTATGTGCAAGTGTCGGGCGAATTAGCAGAAGTCAGTCGCTCATCGGCGCCGTTGCAGGTCGCTGACCTGCGCAAGCACCCGCCCATTCGTTCCAATGCAGGGGCATCCCTCTATGACATAGGCGATGATGTGGCTTTTCTCGATTTTCATTCACCGAAGCATGCCATTGGCCCTGACTTTCTGCAGATGATCCGTTGGAGCCTTGAAGAGGTGGAACGCAATTTCAAAGGTCTCGTCATCGGTAACGATGGCGCTCACTACTGTGTCGGCGCCAATCTGATGTTGATCCTCTTGGAAGCGGAAGACGAGAACTGGGATGAGATCGACGGAATGGTGCGTCAGTTCCAACAGGCAGCTATGGCCATCAAGTACAGCCGCCGACCGGTCGTCGTAGCGCCCCACGGTCTGACTTTGGGCGGTGGTTGTGAACTGACCATGCCGGCAGCGGCCATCCAAGCGGCGGCAGAGACGTATATCGGCTTGGTAGAGGTGGGCGTTGGCCTCATTCCTGGCGGCACCGGTCATAAGGAACTGCTGCTGCGGGCTATGGATGCGGCAGGTGTCACGGAAAAAGACGACTTACAACCGATCGTCAACCGAGTATTTGAGACGATCGCCATGGCCAAGGTGTCGACAAGCGCCATGGAAGCTAAACAGCTGGGCTATATCCGTCACAGCGACGCTATCACCATGAATAAAGATCGCCAACTCTTCGATGCCAAGCAAAAAGTGAGCGCACTGTGGGAACAAGGGTATATGCCGCCGATGCCACGAAAGCTTCCTGTCGTCGGCGAGCCTGGTTTGGCGTTGATGAAGCTCGGTGTATACACGCTCTTGCAGGCGGGACGGATCAGCGAACATGATGCCAAGATTGCCAGCAAGATCGCCCACGTATTGAGCGGAGGTGCCATCCCGGCCAAGAGCCTTGTTCCAGAACAGTACATCTTAGATCTAGAACGGGAGGCGTTCCTCAGTCTTGTCGGTGAACCGAAGAGCCAGGAGCGGATGCGTTACATGTTGGCGAAAGGAAAGCCGCTGCGGAATTGA
- a CDS encoding acetyl-CoA C-acyltransferase, whose translation MREAVIVSAVRTPVGKAPKGVLKDVRPEDLAAIAVRGALARVPAIAPEEVEDVILGCAFPEAEQGMNLGRIVAQRAGLPYSVCGMTVNRFCSSGLQAIAIAAERVMAGFAEVMLAGGVESMSTIPMGGTKIAPNPYLMEHMPEAYMTMGITAENVAARFGVSREAQDRFALASQQKAARAQAEGRFNEELIPVTVSKRWVDADGKLQEQEVLFDKDEGIRPDTSLDALAKLRPVFRENGTVTAGNASQTSDGAAALLVTSREKAEQLGLPVLGAFRSFAVGGVPAEIMGIGPVVAIPKALKLAGIDQDDVDLFELNEAFAAQALYVMNHLGLDPERVNVNGGAIALGHPLGCTGSKLTTTLLYEMKRRQARYGVVSMCIGGGMGAAAVFERF comes from the coding sequence ATGAGAGAGGCAGTGATCGTCAGCGCTGTACGGACTCCTGTCGGTAAAGCGCCCAAAGGGGTCCTGAAGGATGTGCGACCGGAAGATCTGGCCGCCATTGCGGTCAGAGGGGCACTGGCGCGTGTGCCGGCCATCGCCCCGGAAGAGGTGGAAGACGTCATTTTAGGGTGTGCCTTCCCGGAAGCAGAACAGGGAATGAACCTGGGTCGTATTGTTGCCCAGCGTGCCGGGCTGCCCTACAGCGTCTGCGGCATGACGGTCAATCGGTTTTGCTCGTCAGGGCTGCAAGCGATCGCCATTGCGGCGGAACGGGTAATGGCCGGTTTTGCCGAGGTGATGCTCGCCGGTGGCGTGGAAAGCATGAGCACCATACCCATGGGCGGCACAAAGATCGCCCCCAACCCCTATCTGATGGAACACATGCCGGAAGCGTACATGACCATGGGTATCACAGCGGAAAATGTGGCCGCCCGCTTCGGCGTCAGTCGCGAAGCTCAAGATCGCTTCGCTTTGGCGAGTCAACAAAAGGCGGCCAGAGCACAAGCAGAAGGACGGTTCAATGAAGAGTTGATACCGGTGACCGTCAGCAAACGGTGGGTCGATGCCGATGGAAAACTGCAGGAGCAGGAGGTCCTCTTTGACAAAGATGAAGGGATCCGGCCTGACACATCGCTGGACGCTTTGGCAAAGCTGCGCCCGGTTTTTCGCGAAAACGGCACGGTCACAGCGGGGAACGCTTCGCAGACCAGTGACGGTGCAGCGGCCCTGTTGGTCACATCAAGAGAAAAGGCAGAACAGTTGGGATTGCCGGTGCTCGGTGCTTTCCGCTCGTTCGCCGTCGGTGGCGTACCCGCCGAGATCATGGGCATCGGCCCGGTGGTGGCGATCCCGAAAGCACTCAAACTGGCTGGGATCGACCAAGACGACGTGGACCTCTTTGAACTCAACGAGGCCTTCGCCGCCCAGGCGCTGTATGTCATGAATCATCTCGGTCTTGATCCCGAGCGTGTCAACGTCAACGGCGGGGCTATCGCCCTCGGTCATCCCTTAGGCTGCACAGGGAGCAAACTGACGACGACACTCTTGTATGAGATGAAACGTCGCCAAGCTCGTTACGGCGTCGTCTCCATGTGCATCGGCGGCGGAATGGGTGCGGCTGCTGTATTCGAAAGATTTTGA